In a genomic window of Corynebacterium coyleae:
- a CDS encoding DUF7507 domain-containing protein, translating into MNNASSPFDFNANFSARRSSRRGFSGKRTAIAGMTAVSLALSGLTVPSVVGGEVQVAGAQETNKRPAGSLLQVTSKAVGRDIEIWIAEDSSNQTFNELIFSMRENAPLINTTTKDRRYPKERYTFDEVYISNGRKFVREQGLSASLINAAIGDNWEQGLSQTPNNGPVARITFNKPIATNGGAIKLVAKGANKKGLDKEGKNTQWPYSGGPASSGLTRSWVETAKPGSLSGTVKPGSIQKVELVDANGSSTTVSVNSDGKISASGIPEGAYTLVVTPARGYAKPDGRQVKIKANEEYKLGDITPQREKGSIKGSVTNAPKDSNLKIRVTGVEDATRDVEKIVIVDVNNGEYSVSDLPTGKYRVEVVEETVPGDLAVPDPQSANVTNNGIETKNFELTKRIGFLTVELDTPVPVEVNARHNDNDIYPFGMVDRGFTWGKAPIGSYTVEVKTPERYSVRGEAATHVSENGDGKVKLTVTRDKGSVSGSVDPEAVEKIELVDPKTNERREVSIDSNGNVKLDEIPTGDYTVVVTPKDKDKYTAPKDQTVEVKKDQDTKLENVAPSRDKGSVSGSVDPEAVEKIELVDPKTNERREVSIDSNGNVKLDEIPTGDYTVVVTPKDKDKYTAPKDQTVEVKKDQDTKLENINPTPKPTTSKPTPTPTTEKPTPTSTTEKPTTTKVTVTTSKPTPTSTTEKPTTTMVTTSKPTPTSTTEKPMTTKVTTSKPTPTSTTEKPTPTTTTPAETKPSITGTVKDKDGKPLPQDGEGKPNVTVYGPDGEKVAENVEITDPEGNFEIHGPDDKPLPDGKYIVEVETPEGMNNPRPKIVEVKDGESDPIEFEVDKSERGRKDKSDRIGENTVGGWLIDEHGNPIQGAKIKFIKKDVADPNTISVDPRTEETKGPEYFDYEIPLSVDGDGFFVTPEIDFQYFPEGVVDFDMEIELPEGWPDTDINGKPLNRKVTVKQGERTDMGEIRVKAPIDQSIEGNVNDGNGNAVPGTKVVVTDPNGDSKIIDVDEKGNFKIEDVTPGVNEIEILTPGSDREIDKIKVPVRPGDDVKLPEIQLTKNASLKLEKQVWGRDADNLGQVKDKDGNLVDDVMTTLPGEDLYYELFITNTGDTPIKNIEIDDPELQSRNIELKMPEGWTAELAPGETEVIKAKMKAPEDAFDFNNVATAFGETSTGEKVGSAPDSAYTKFIKAEVHKKVNARFATNPDKPVRMGVGNALKFTYEIQNTGSAPMVNVELKDAIFEGDAKDKDGNDVPADQLKKVKDLEIKKPEGFNGTLLPGQRVIFTAEIPEGLANNVRHHNQAQATGELPTRPARGRGLAGEPDYGDDPSSTLIISPRENLKGNAHIIVDQGAPLADNLRLIAWVDENQNRTQDENEGLAGLKVKLVPTDGGPSIAGETNEDGNVYFESAPWGEYTFEIDNPGNLRLIDPRDPEKNSSRAGSTLESKPFKVRGKFSEPFELRPAADDPSQKEIVIGLQFEKGNGDIAAGGGIGRDNEIVGEDGSSLGKCLATASSVSNPVAWLVPIGLLGAVAGGIGVMFEDELNAAAAQANEAVRSVMPNVNIEVPSVFNQFQAQIDQVNRQLSQINPAAPAAVAGVGLLAVAGLIMGLYYASCQLGWNVETEGSSSNNKAEATETAKPEEPAEPAEA; encoded by the coding sequence TTGAACAACGCTTCCTCTCCGTTCGATTTCAATGCAAACTTCTCCGCGCGCCGTTCCTCACGTCGCGGCTTCTCCGGTAAGCGCACCGCCATTGCAGGCATGACCGCAGTGTCGCTGGCGCTGTCTGGCTTGACTGTGCCGAGTGTTGTTGGTGGGGAGGTGCAGGTTGCAGGGGCGCAGGAAACTAATAAACGTCCGGCAGGTTCGTTGCTTCAGGTGACCTCGAAGGCGGTCGGGCGGGACATTGAAATCTGGATCGCTGAGGATTCCTCGAATCAAACGTTTAATGAACTGATTTTCTCGATGCGTGAGAATGCGCCCTTGATCAATACCACCACAAAGGATCGTCGCTACCCGAAAGAACGCTATACGTTTGATGAGGTTTATATCTCCAATGGCAGGAAATTTGTAAGGGAACAGGGACTTAGTGCGTCCCTCATTAATGCGGCGATTGGGGATAATTGGGAGCAGGGACTAAGCCAAACACCGAACAACGGGCCGGTAGCGCGTATTACTTTCAATAAACCAATTGCAACGAATGGCGGGGCAATTAAACTCGTCGCGAAGGGTGCGAACAAGAAAGGTCTAGACAAAGAGGGAAAGAATACCCAGTGGCCGTACTCAGGTGGTCCTGCCTCGTCTGGGTTGACTAGATCCTGGGTCGAGACTGCGAAGCCGGGTTCTTTGTCTGGAACTGTGAAGCCTGGCTCGATTCAAAAGGTTGAACTCGTTGATGCCAATGGAAGCTCTACGACCGTATCCGTGAATTCTGACGGTAAAATCTCTGCATCTGGCATTCCCGAGGGGGCTTACACCCTTGTAGTTACACCAGCACGCGGATACGCAAAGCCCGATGGTCGGCAGGTGAAGATTAAGGCCAATGAAGAATACAAGCTTGGGGATATCACTCCGCAGCGCGAGAAGGGATCCATTAAAGGATCTGTAACGAATGCCCCAAAGGACTCGAATCTGAAGATCCGTGTTACCGGAGTCGAAGATGCCACTCGCGATGTTGAAAAGATTGTTATTGTTGACGTAAACAACGGCGAGTACTCGGTTTCGGATTTGCCAACGGGTAAATACCGGGTCGAGGTTGTGGAAGAAACTGTTCCTGGTGACCTTGCCGTGCCTGACCCGCAGAGCGCTAACGTCACGAATAATGGCATCGAAACTAAGAACTTCGAGCTGACTAAGCGAATTGGCTTCTTGACAGTTGAGCTCGATACTCCTGTACCGGTTGAAGTTAACGCGCGTCATAATGACAATGACATTTACCCTTTCGGAATGGTAGACCGTGGATTTACCTGGGGAAAGGCCCCAATTGGTTCTTACACAGTAGAAGTGAAGACGCCTGAGAGGTATTCGGTCAGAGGCGAGGCCGCGACACACGTCTCGGAGAACGGCGATGGCAAGGTCAAGTTGACCGTTACCCGTGATAAGGGTTCGGTGTCTGGTTCTGTGGATCCGGAAGCTGTTGAAAAGATTGAGTTGGTTGACCCGAAGACGAATGAGCGTCGTGAGGTGTCGATTGATTCCAACGGCAATGTGAAGCTGGATGAGATTCCGACGGGTGACTACACGGTTGTGGTCACTCCGAAGGATAAGGATAAGTACACCGCGCCTAAGGATCAGACAGTGGAGGTGAAGAAGGACCAGGACACCAAGCTGGAGAATGTTGCGCCTTCGCGCGATAAGGGTTCGGTGTCTGGTTCTGTGGATCCGGAAGCTGTTGAAAAGATTGAGTTGGTTGACCCGAAGACGAATGAGCGTCGTGAGGTGTCGATTGATTCCAACGGCAATGTGAAGCTGGATGAGATTCCGACGGGTGACTACACGGTTGTGGTCACTCCGAAGGATAAGGATAAGTACACCGCGCCTAAGGATCAGACAGTGGAGGTGAAGAAGGACCAGGACACCAAGCTGGAGAACATCAACCCGACCCCGAAGCCGACGACCAGCAAGCCGACGCCGACTCCGACGACTGAGAAGCCGACGCCAACTTCGACAACTGAGAAGCCGACGACCACGAAGGTGACCGTGACCACGTCGAAGCCGACGCCGACCTCGACGACTGAAAAGCCGACGACCACGATGGTGACCACGTCCAAGCCGACGCCAACTTCGACAACTGAAAAGCCGATGACCACGAAGGTGACCACGTCGAAGCCGACGCCGACCTCGACGACTGAAAAGCCGACGCCGACCACGACCACTCCGGCCGAGACCAAGCCTTCCATTACCGGCACAGTCAAGGACAAGGACGGCAAGCCGCTGCCGCAGGACGGCGAGGGTAAGCCGAATGTCACGGTTTACGGACCTGATGGCGAGAAGGTTGCTGAGAACGTAGAGATCACGGATCCAGAGGGCAACTTCGAGATCCATGGTCCGGACGACAAGCCGCTGCCTGACGGTAAGTACATCGTCGAGGTAGAGACCCCTGAGGGCATGAACAACCCACGTCCGAAGATCGTTGAGGTCAAGGACGGCGAGTCTGATCCGATCGAGTTCGAGGTCGACAAGTCGGAACGTGGCCGCAAGGACAAGTCTGACCGCATCGGTGAAAACACCGTCGGTGGTTGGTTGATCGATGAGCACGGTAACCCGATCCAGGGTGCAAAGATCAAGTTCATCAAGAAGGATGTCGCTGATCCGAACACGATCTCGGTCGATCCCCGCACTGAGGAGACCAAGGGACCGGAGTACTTCGACTACGAGATTCCGCTCAGCGTTGATGGAGACGGCTTCTTCGTCACCCCGGAGATCGATTTCCAGTACTTCCCTGAAGGCGTCGTCGATTTCGACATGGAAATTGAGCTGCCGGAGGGCTGGCCGGACACCGACATCAACGGCAAGCCGCTGAACCGTAAGGTCACGGTGAAGCAGGGCGAGCGTACCGACATGGGCGAGATCCGTGTCAAGGCTCCGATCGATCAGTCCATTGAGGGCAATGTCAACGACGGCAACGGCAATGCTGTTCCGGGTACCAAGGTCGTAGTGACCGACCCGAACGGCGACTCCAAGATCATCGACGTTGATGAGAAGGGCAACTTCAAGATCGAAGATGTCACGCCTGGCGTCAACGAGATCGAGATCCTGACTCCGGGTAGCGACCGCGAGATCGACAAGATCAAGGTTCCGGTCCGCCCTGGTGATGACGTGAAGCTGCCGGAAATCCAGCTGACCAAGAATGCTTCCCTGAAACTGGAGAAGCAGGTCTGGGGCCGCGACGCCGATAACCTGGGCCAGGTTAAGGACAAGGACGGCAATCTTGTCGACGATGTCATGACCACCCTTCCCGGCGAAGATCTCTACTACGAGCTCTTCATCACCAACACCGGTGATACGCCGATTAAGAACATCGAGATCGATGATCCGGAACTTCAGTCGCGCAACATCGAATTGAAGATGCCGGAAGGCTGGACTGCTGAGCTCGCCCCGGGTGAAACCGAGGTGATTAAGGCCAAGATGAAGGCTCCGGAGGATGCGTTCGACTTCAACAACGTCGCTACCGCCTTCGGTGAAACCTCCACTGGTGAAAAGGTAGGTTCCGCACCGGATTCGGCGTACACCAAGTTCATCAAGGCAGAGGTGCACAAGAAGGTCAACGCCCGCTTTGCTACCAACCCGGACAAGCCTGTTCGTATGGGCGTCGGCAACGCGCTGAAGTTCACCTACGAAATCCAGAACACCGGTTCTGCACCGATGGTGAACGTGGAGCTAAAGGACGCGATCTTTGAGGGCGATGCCAAGGACAAGGATGGCAACGACGTTCCAGCTGATCAGCTGAAGAAGGTCAAGGATCTTGAGATTAAGAAGCCTGAGGGCTTCAACGGCACGTTGCTGCCAGGTCAGCGTGTGATCTTCACTGCTGAGATCCCGGAAGGTCTGGCTAACAATGTCCGTCACCACAACCAAGCACAAGCAACGGGTGAACTCCCGACGCGTCCGGCTCGTGGCCGCGGCCTCGCGGGTGAACCGGACTACGGCGATGACCCGTCATCCACGCTGATCATCTCCCCGCGCGAGAACCTCAAGGGCAACGCTCACATCATCGTTGACCAGGGTGCTCCGCTGGCTGACAACCTGCGCCTGATCGCATGGGTTGATGAGAACCAGAACCGCACGCAGGACGAGAACGAAGGCCTCGCAGGGCTGAAGGTCAAGCTGGTTCCGACCGATGGTGGTCCGTCCATCGCGGGCGAGACCAACGAAGACGGCAACGTCTACTTCGAGTCTGCACCGTGGGGTGAGTACACCTTCGAGATCGACAACCCGGGCAACCTGCGTCTGATTGATCCGCGTGATCCGGAGAAGAACTCGTCCCGTGCGGGCTCGACCCTGGAGTCGAAGCCGTTCAAGGTTCGCGGCAAGTTCTCCGAGCCGTTCGAACTGCGTCCGGCTGCGGATGATCCGTCCCAGAAGGAAATCGTGATCGGTCTGCAGTTTGAGAAGGGCAACGGCGACATCGCTGCAGGTGGCGGTATCGGCAGGGACAACGAAATTGTTGGCGAGGACGGCAGCTCCCTGGGCAAGTGCCTGGCCACCGCATCCTCGGTATCCAACCCGGTTGCGTGGCTGGTGCCGATCGGCCTTCTCGGTGCAGTCGCCGGTGGTATCGGTGTGATGTTCGAAGACGAGCTCAACGCCGCGGCCGCACAGGCCAACGAGGCAGTGCGCAGCGTGATGCCGAACGTGAACATTGAAGTCCCGTCTGTGTTCAACCAGTTCCAGGCGCAGATCGACCAGGTCAACCGCCAGCTGTCCCAGATCAACCCGGCCGCCCCGGCTGCGGTTGCCGGTGTTGGCCTCCTGGCTGTGGCTGGTCTGATCATGGGTCTGTACTACGCCAGCTGCCAGCTCGGCTGGAACGTAGAGACCGAGGGCAGCAGCTCCAACAACAAGGCCGAGGCAACGGAGACCGCCAAGCCTGAGGAGCCAGCGGAACCGGCTGAAGCCTAA
- a CDS encoding prephenate dehydrogenase yields MTTYQLPPICILGLGLIGGSLMRDLTISNERVFGYTMHGARAAQRDGFDVSDNMEEVLRRAEADNALIVVAVPMAAVASVLDQVASFAPTCDITDVVSVKERVYDLIVERDMQGRYVGGHPMAGTEFSGWSASHEGLFEGAAWAVTYDYAREGLADDHWAALFTTVCRLASVVGAEAVPVRVSLHDESVARVSHLPHVIAEALSLVGDRGGTLAQSLSAGSFRGATRVASTEPELVRNMCETNADSLVPVLDEFIELLQAARTSLADDPASMKQLAESGNRAYLRMAARKGARRESVSPVKISSRPVMRVHPGAPGWVRQLEQVESLGGRVEVF; encoded by the coding sequence GTGACTACCTACCAACTGCCCCCCATCTGCATTCTCGGCCTCGGCCTGATCGGCGGGTCGCTCATGCGCGACCTGACCATCTCTAACGAACGCGTCTTTGGCTACACCATGCACGGGGCACGCGCGGCACAACGGGACGGCTTCGACGTCTCCGACAACATGGAAGAAGTGCTGCGCCGCGCAGAGGCCGACAACGCGCTCATCGTGGTTGCGGTGCCGATGGCGGCAGTGGCGTCCGTGCTGGACCAGGTAGCTTCGTTCGCCCCGACGTGCGACATCACCGACGTGGTATCCGTCAAAGAGCGCGTGTACGACCTCATCGTCGAGCGCGACATGCAGGGCCGCTACGTCGGCGGCCACCCCATGGCGGGCACCGAGTTTTCCGGCTGGAGCGCCTCCCACGAGGGCCTGTTCGAGGGCGCCGCGTGGGCCGTAACGTATGACTACGCGCGCGAAGGCCTTGCCGACGACCACTGGGCTGCCCTGTTCACCACCGTGTGCCGGCTCGCATCCGTTGTCGGTGCGGAGGCGGTCCCCGTGCGCGTATCGCTTCACGACGAATCCGTCGCCCGCGTCTCCCACCTCCCCCACGTCATCGCCGAAGCCCTTTCGTTGGTCGGCGACCGGGGCGGCACGCTCGCACAGTCCCTGTCGGCCGGGTCCTTTAGAGGCGCGACCCGGGTAGCTAGTACGGAACCCGAACTCGTGCGCAACATGTGCGAAACCAACGCCGACTCGCTCGTGCCGGTGCTCGACGAGTTCATCGAACTCCTCCAAGCCGCACGCACTTCTCTTGCGGACGATCCGGCGTCCATGAAGCAGCTAGCGGAATCTGGCAACCGCGCCTACCTGCGCATGGCAGCCCGCAAAGGCGCCCGCCGCGAGTCCGTCTCCCCCGTGAAGATTTCTTCCCGCCCGGTCATGCGCGTCCACCCTGGCGCACCGGGCTGGGTCCGCCAACTCGAGCAGGTGGAGTCCCTCGGCGGACGCGTCGAGGTGTTCTAG
- a CDS encoding tRNA adenosine deaminase-associated protein, with the protein MSQDFTDGFAVTVAQVGGSWQVREFRDDFTDLSTSIDAVRGLRSEGAAFALLNVEDDYLVVVRPGPSKVRVLISDATMAVDDDFAADILDEADVDIPDIDPDELDNVDGWADGDFAILADLGLSEEQLSILLDDDADPADLAHTIADELGFGDELADAVD; encoded by the coding sequence ATGAGTCAGGACTTCACGGACGGGTTTGCCGTCACCGTCGCTCAGGTTGGGGGTTCGTGGCAGGTGCGCGAGTTCCGCGACGATTTCACGGACCTTTCCACCTCCATTGACGCTGTGCGCGGTTTGCGCAGCGAGGGCGCGGCGTTTGCGCTGCTCAACGTGGAGGATGACTATTTGGTTGTGGTGCGTCCGGGCCCGTCGAAGGTGCGTGTGTTGATTTCGGACGCGACGATGGCGGTGGATGATGATTTCGCGGCTGACATCCTCGATGAGGCCGACGTGGACATCCCCGACATCGACCCGGATGAGCTGGACAACGTCGACGGCTGGGCTGATGGTGATTTTGCCATCCTCGCGGACCTGGGGTTGTCCGAGGAGCAGTTGAGCATTTTGCTTGACGACGACGCCGACCCGGCCGATCTCGCCCACACCATCGCCGACGAGTTGGGATTTGGCGACGAGCTTGCTGATGCCGTCGATTAG
- a CDS encoding nucleoside deaminase — MREAIEVARMTPPCDVPVGAVVFSPEGEVLGVGVNRREANNDPTAHAEVEAIRQACEALGRWRLDGCELVVTLEPCTMCAGAILGARVSSLIFGAWEPKTGAVGSVLDAIRDPRHLHVPEVRAGVLEEETARLLSDFFEELRSN, encoded by the coding sequence ATGCGGGAGGCGATCGAGGTTGCCCGCATGACCCCGCCTTGCGATGTACCGGTGGGGGCTGTGGTGTTCTCCCCGGAGGGCGAGGTCCTTGGGGTGGGGGTGAACCGCCGGGAGGCGAACAACGATCCGACCGCGCACGCGGAGGTGGAGGCCATCCGGCAGGCGTGCGAGGCGTTGGGGAGGTGGAGGCTGGATGGGTGTGAGCTCGTTGTCACGCTGGAGCCCTGCACGATGTGTGCGGGGGCGATCTTGGGGGCGAGGGTGTCGTCGTTAATTTTTGGCGCATGGGAGCCGAAGACGGGTGCGGTGGGTTCGGTGCTGGATGCCATCCGAGACCCGCGGCATCTGCATGTCCCTGAGGTACGCGCCGGCGTGCTGGAGGAAGAAACTGCCAGGTTACTGAGTGATTTCTTTGAAGAGCTGAGGAGTAATTGA
- a CDS encoding CsbD family protein, giving the protein MGLDDKLDQIKGQAKEAAGDLTDNEKLQNEGKADQLIGNAKEKLSEAGDAIKDKANEVAAKVEDKADEVRDEADR; this is encoded by the coding sequence ATGGGTTTGGATGACAAGCTTGATCAGATCAAGGGCCAGGCTAAGGAAGCGGCTGGCGACCTTACCGATAACGAGAAGCTTCAGAACGAAGGCAAGGCCGATCAGCTGATCGGCAACGCTAAGGAGAAGCTCTCCGAGGCGGGCGACGCTATTAAGGACAAGGCCAACGAGGTTGCAGCCAAGGTTGAGGACAAGGCGGACGAGGTCCGCGACGAAGCTGACCGCTAA
- a CDS encoding MMPL family transporter codes for MAKLLYNLGRWSYLHKWRVIVAWLLLFGATAGGAFSLMKPFTSEFAIEGTPAIDALRDMEKNFPDAGNVATAPGVNLVFAAPEGQRLDTPEHMAAMDATVGYIRDHLGVEGERFGNPVTVNGELQRMVIGQMTEMGMPRERAEADAYQLRMLSDDARIAYTTFEFDAESSMSVDQADRDVVNEAMKIGRDAGLQVEAGGAGFGEPIAIKTTSEMVGLAVAFLVLVVTFGSLAASVIPIISAVVGVGIGALLVLLTTHWVELNDVTPVLAVMIGLAVGIDYALFILSRYRQEARHLPPDEAAGMAVGTAGSSVVFAGATVFTALVALALAQIEFLTWMGLAAAVTVFIAVLVALTLVPALLGAFGSKTFAGKIPGLAGNPGPGKRPAKDLDENSMGRRWVRFVEKVPGLVMAVVVLGLGALSTPVLGLEMSLPSDSTSNYDTTQRKSADLMAEGFGPGVNAPLLLVVDAHSVNPNSEILQPYMSAIPDEAGGDAQKAALASFIYTMGEIGSVNGIEHAQLIAANDDLTAAQILATPTGGPEEERTLQIAHGVRDAISQVEDATGIDVGLTGLTAVQMDITEELSKAMPLYLSIVVGLAIVLLVIVFRSIMVPLVAGLGFLLSVGAAFGVTVLFFQEGLWGLVNTPTPILSFLPIFLIGVTFGLAMDYQVFLVTRMREAYLRNGDGDRLRAVHESTVQGFTQAARVVTAAAIIMIAVFIAFLDQPLPFIQIFGFALGVAVLFDAFFIRMALVPATMFLLGRASWWMPKWLDKLLPEVDVEGTELEKEHA; via the coding sequence GTGGCGAAACTGCTGTACAACCTCGGACGTTGGTCCTACCTGCACAAATGGCGGGTGATTGTGGCGTGGCTGCTGCTGTTCGGTGCGACTGCGGGCGGCGCGTTTTCGTTGATGAAGCCGTTTACCTCCGAGTTCGCAATCGAGGGCACACCGGCTATCGACGCGCTGCGCGACATGGAGAAAAACTTCCCCGATGCCGGCAATGTGGCCACAGCCCCTGGCGTGAACTTGGTGTTCGCCGCGCCTGAGGGTCAGCGCCTGGATACGCCCGAGCATATGGCGGCGATGGATGCCACCGTCGGCTATATCCGCGACCATCTCGGGGTGGAGGGGGAGCGCTTCGGCAATCCAGTGACGGTCAACGGCGAGTTGCAGCGCATGGTCATTGGCCAGATGACTGAGATGGGCATGCCGCGAGAGCGCGCGGAAGCGGATGCGTATCAGTTGCGCATGCTTAGCGATGACGCCCGCATCGCCTACACCACTTTCGAGTTCGACGCTGAGTCGTCGATGTCCGTCGACCAGGCGGACCGCGACGTGGTGAACGAGGCTATGAAAATCGGCCGGGACGCGGGCCTTCAGGTGGAGGCCGGCGGCGCCGGTTTCGGCGAGCCAATTGCCATTAAGACCACCTCAGAGATGGTCGGCCTGGCCGTGGCGTTCCTGGTGCTCGTGGTCACCTTCGGTTCGCTTGCTGCTTCGGTGATCCCGATCATCTCCGCCGTGGTCGGCGTGGGCATCGGCGCGCTGCTGGTGCTGCTGACCACCCACTGGGTGGAGCTCAACGACGTCACCCCGGTCCTTGCCGTCATGATCGGCCTGGCCGTGGGCATCGACTACGCCCTGTTCATCCTGTCGCGCTACCGCCAGGAGGCACGCCACCTCCCGCCGGATGAGGCGGCCGGAATGGCTGTCGGCACCGCGGGTTCCTCGGTGGTGTTCGCCGGTGCCACGGTCTTTACCGCGCTGGTCGCCCTGGCACTGGCGCAGATCGAGTTCCTCACCTGGATGGGCCTTGCCGCCGCCGTCACCGTGTTCATCGCGGTGCTCGTCGCGCTGACGCTTGTACCGGCGTTGCTTGGCGCGTTCGGCTCGAAGACCTTCGCGGGCAAGATTCCCGGTCTGGCCGGTAATCCGGGTCCGGGTAAGCGTCCGGCGAAGGACCTCGATGAGAATTCGATGGGTAGGCGGTGGGTGCGCTTCGTCGAAAAGGTGCCGGGCCTTGTTATGGCAGTGGTCGTGCTGGGGCTCGGCGCGCTGTCCACCCCGGTGCTTGGCTTGGAGATGTCGCTGCCGTCCGACAGCACCTCCAACTACGACACCACCCAACGCAAGTCCGCGGACCTCATGGCGGAAGGCTTCGGACCCGGTGTGAACGCCCCGCTGCTGCTGGTGGTTGATGCACACAGCGTCAACCCCAACTCGGAGATTCTCCAGCCGTACATGTCAGCGATACCGGATGAGGCTGGCGGCGACGCCCAAAAGGCAGCGCTCGCGTCCTTCATCTACACCATGGGCGAGATCGGCTCCGTCAACGGCATCGAACACGCGCAGCTCATCGCAGCTAACGACGACCTCACAGCCGCCCAGATCCTCGCCACCCCAACCGGTGGTCCGGAAGAGGAACGCACCTTGCAAATCGCCCACGGCGTGCGCGACGCGATCAGCCAGGTGGAAGACGCCACGGGTATCGACGTTGGCCTGACCGGCCTGACCGCCGTCCAAATGGACATCACCGAAGAACTCTCAAAGGCCATGCCGCTGTACCTGTCCATCGTGGTGGGGCTGGCGATCGTGCTGCTCGTTATCGTGTTCCGCTCCATCATGGTGCCGCTCGTGGCAGGCCTTGGCTTCCTGCTGTCCGTCGGCGCCGCCTTCGGCGTGACCGTGCTGTTCTTCCAAGAAGGCCTGTGGGGTTTGGTGAACACACCGACCCCGATCCTGTCCTTCCTGCCGATCTTCCTCATCGGCGTCACCTTCGGCCTGGCCATGGACTACCAAGTCTTCCTGGTTACTCGCATGCGCGAGGCCTACTTGCGCAACGGCGACGGCGACCGGCTGCGCGCCGTGCACGAATCCACCGTGCAAGGCTTCACCCAGGCCGCCCGCGTGGTCACCGCCGCCGCGATCATCATGATCGCCGTCTTCATCGCCTTCTTGGATCAGCCGTTGCCGTTCATCCAGATCTTCGGCTTCGCACTCGGCGTCGCAGTACTTTTCGACGCCTTCTTCATCCGCATGGCCCTCGTCCCCGCCACCATGTTCCTCCTCGGCCGCGCCTCGTGGTGGATGCCAAAATGGCTGGACAAACTCCTCCCCGAGGTCGACGTTGAGGGCACCGAACTAGAAAAGGAACACGCATGA